One segment of Zymoseptoria tritici IPO323 chromosome 2, whole genome shotgun sequence DNA contains the following:
- the CHS5.2 gene encoding CHS5 chitin synthase, class V, protein MSSAPTTQQNLAALPAPAMSDTGITSHIASRYHSHLPISTLSTQGYIAVNTYTNSAKGPNGGKDGSAMGAAEELASRMWARLGHRQENQAAIFLGESGTGKTTIRSHLLSSLLQYSSTPLSKKLSFAAFVFDSLTTTKSVTAPTASKAGLFFELQYDTGSSLHPTLIGGKVLDHRLERSRVATVPPGERNFHVLYYLLAGTSDDEKEHLGLNTGITAGTGNRSSLGTQKRWRYLGHPSQLKVGINDAEGFQHFKTALRNLEFPREEIAHMCEILAAILHIGQLEFMTSQSTTPAPDESGGYGHEGGEEITVVKNKDVLSMIAAFLGVGDRTLEQSLGYRTKMLRRERVTIMLDPKGARENADELARTLYSLLVALVMEKINQKTCAVEEAVANTISVVDFPGFADTSSTGSVLDQLLNNAATECLYNFCLQSFFERKAELLETEEVQVPLTSYFDNSDAVKGLLKPGNGLLSILDDQMRRGKTDLQLADSLRKRFEGKNPAIEVTSGTVQLPGANFATQNTSQIFTVKHFAGEVKYPVDGLLEENGEVISGDLMNLVNSSSSPFVAELFGQEALNKVVHPDDRNAVQQASVASKPSRMPSMARRRGGKAGRFGSRRGGDIDEEKDSDEGRARSVSRHRHNPKSADTQQGASAQFLSSLDNINKSLTAPNTNPYFFFCLKPNDRRIANQFDSKCVRQQIQTLGIAELSQRLKNADFSIFMPFGEFLGSAEGEVSVVGSEREKAEMILDEKSWPKNEARVGSTGVFLSERCWRQIVRAGDLGVVPMPPSDENPFNNPESLTPMDGKRGFGESKVHLLQTPGSAIYSDDKAAGYFGSRDMDAKSDAGASALREGDMFRNLETREELAEKGNEVTTTPIEERPKSASRVRWLVLVYVLTWWCPDWAIRIIGRMPRQDIRMAWREKVAINFIIWLSCAFVVFFMVGFPRIICPTQHVFSPSELTSYDGKNSDAYVAIRGNVFDLGAFIPQHYPSIVPASALEKYAGTDATNLFPVQVSAMCQGTDPDGTIDAAVQLNYQNRNYTGQNLISTTDNNAQYHDFRWATNDSRPAWFTEQMIFLRGHYWKGSVGYSPQYLKTLAKKSNQVAYINNRVYDFTDYIAGGRAPQYPPGEERPDTLPDSNFMDSRVVDLFSQRSGEDVTKYWDALNIDTGLRDRMQICLDNLFYVGQLDTRDSPKCQFAKYILLAVSIMLVSVICFKFLAALQFGKKNIPENLDKFIICTVPAYTEDEDSLRRALDSAARTRYDDKRKLLFVICDGMIIGQGNDRPTPRIVLDILGVPETVDPEPLSFESLGEGQKQHNMGKVYSGLYEVQGHIVPFIVVVKVGKPSEVSRPGNRGKRDSQMILMRFLNRVHYNLAMTPLELELHHQIRNVIGVNPTFYEFLLQIDADTVVAPDSCTRFVSAMINDTKIIAVCGETALTNAKASFITMMQVYEYYISHNLTKAFESLFGSVTCLPGCFTMYRIRAAETGKPLFVSREIVNDYSETRVDTLHMKNLLHLGEDRFLTTLLMKYHSKYKTKYIMRAHAWTIAPDSWAVFMSQRRRWINSTVHNLIEVIPLQQLCGFCCFSMRFVVFLDLLSTIVQPVIVGYIVYLIVQVATNPASTATTAFILIAAIYGLQAIIFIVRRKWEMVGWMIIYILATPIFSFCLPLIAFWNMDDFSWGNTRMVTGEKGKQILVSDEGKFNPDDIPRKKWEEYQAELWDAQTRDDAQSEMSGISYGTKSWHPAASEYGYAMSQHNMSTLSVPHMPHNGSRMSLLTSDNGMGMQQRDYSASDIDMSDMPNDDAILAEIREILATADLMTVTKKSIKAELERRFGVPMDSRRQYIGSATEAILSGQL, encoded by the exons ATGTCGTCCGCTCCGACTACGCAGCAGAATCTAGCGGCTCTGCCCGCGCCAGCGATGAGCGACACGGGCATAACAAGTCACATTGCGTCGCGCTACCACAGCCATCTACCGATTTCGACTCTGTCTACTCAAGGATACATCGCCGTCAACACCTACACTAACTCTGCCAAAGGACCCAATGGCGGCAAGGATGGCAGCGCCATGGGCGCTGCTGAAGAGCTCGCGAGCAGAATGTGGGCGCGCCTTGGACATCGACAGGAGAATCAGGCTGCTATATTTCT AGGCGAATCTGGCACAGGAAAGACTACCATTCGATCACATCTACTATCATCTCTGCTACAATACTCCTCGACACCACTCTCCAAGAAGCTCTCCTTCGCGGCTTTTGTATTTGACAGCCTTACAACCACAAAATCCGTCACCGCACCAACAGCCTCCAAGGCCGGCTTGTTCTTCGAACTGCAATATGACACCGGCTCGTCCCTTCACCCGACCCTCATCGGAGGCAAGGTGCTCGATCACAGACTCGAACGCAGCCGTGTCGCCACCGTCCCTCCCGGAGAACGCAACTTTCACGTTCTGTACTACCTCCTAGCTGGAACGTCGGACGATGAGAAAGAGCATCTGGGTCTCAATACGGGAATCACAGCTGGAACTGGGAACCGGTCGTCATTGGGAACACAAAAGAGATGGCGATACCTGGGGCATCCGTCGCAGCTGAAAGTTGGCATTAACGATGCGGAAGGCTTCCAGCACTTCAAGACAGCCTTGCGCAACTTGGAATTCCCCAGAGAGGAGATTGCTCACATGTGCGAGATTCTTGCGGCCATTTTGCACATCGGTCAATTGGAGTTCATGACATCTCAGTCGACGACACCGGCTCCTGATGAGAGTGGCGGATACGGTCATGAAGGTGGCGAGGAGATTACGGTCGTGAAGAACAAGGACGTGCTTTCCATGATTGCAGCGTTCCTTGGTGTGGGCGACAGGACCTTGGAGCAGTCTTTGGGCTATCGGACTAAGATGCTCCGCCGAGAGCGTGTGACGATCATGCTGGATCCCAAGGGTGCTCGTGAAAACGCCGATGAGCTTGCACGTACTCTCTACAGCCTGCTGGTCGCTCTTGTTATGGAGAAGATCAACCAAAAAACTTGTGCGGTCGAGGAAGCTGTCGCGAACACCATTTCCGTTGTGGATTTCCCCGGATTTGCGGATACCTCTTCTACTGGCAGCGTTCTTGACCAACTCCTCAACAACGCCGCCACCGAATGCCTGTACAACTTCTGTTTGCAGAGCTTCTTCGAACGCAAGGCGGAATTGCTCGAGACAGAAGAAGTACAGGTGCCACTCACCAGTTACTTCGACAACAGCGACGCTGTCAAAGGCCTTCTCAAGCCCGGCAATGGTCTTTTGAGCATTCTGGACGACCAGATGAGGCGCGGGAAGACTGATCTGCAGCTTGCTGACTCTCTGAGGAAGCGATTTGAGGGGAAGAACCCGGCCATCGAGGTTACAAGCGGCACCGTCCAATTGCCAGGAGCCAACTTCGCCACACAAAACACTTCACAGATCTTTACGGTTAAGCACTTTGCTGGCGAAGTCAAATACCCCGTTGATGGGCTACTGGAGGAAAACGGAGAGGTCATATCGGGCGACTTGATGAACCTCGTGAATTCATCAAGCAGTCCTTTTGTTGCTGAGCTCTTCGGTCAAGAGGCCCTCAACAAGGTCGTTCACCCGGATGACCGCAACGCCGTGCAGCAAGCTTCCGTTGCATCGAAACCATCTCGCATGCCAAGCATGGCTCGTCGCAGAGGTGGTAAGGCCGGTAGATTCGGCTCCCGACGTGGCGGCGATAttgacgaggagaaggacagTGACGAAGGCCGCGCTCGAAGCGTATCTCGTCACCGGCACAACCCGAAGTCAGCAGATACACAGCAAGGTGCATCTGCACAATTCTTGTCGTCCCtcgacaacatcaacaagTCGCTGACCGCGCCTAACACCAACCcatacttcttcttctgtcTCAAGCCCAACGACAGACGAATCGCAAACCAATTCGACAGCAAGTGTGTGCGTCAGCAAATTCAGACCCTCGGCATTGCAGAACTTTCGCAGCGCTTGAAGAATGCAGATTTCAGCATTTTCATGCCGTTTGGTGAGTTCTTGGGCTCTGCTGAGGGCGAAGTGTCGGTTGTCGGGTCCGAGCGTGAAAAGGCTGAGATGATATTGGATGAAAAGAGCTGGCCGAAAAACGAGGCTCGTGTAGGAAGCACCGGCGTATTTCTTAGCGAGCGCTGTTGGCGACAGATCGTTCGTGCAGGTGATCTTGGAGTCGTTCCGATGCCTCCATCGGACGAGAATCCTTTCAACAACCCCGAATCGCTTACTCCAATGGACGGTAAGAGAGGGTTTGGCGAGTCCAAGGTCCATCTCTTACAAACCCCTGGCTCTGCTATCTACTCAGACGACAAAGCTGCAGGCTACTTTGGTAGCAGAGATATGGATGCAAAGAGCGACGCCGGCGCATCCGCCTTGCGAGAAGGCGACATGTTCCGTAATCTGGAAACCCGGGAGGAGCTGGCCGAAAAGGGCAATGAAGTCACAACCACGCCCATCGAGGAGCGCCCGAAGTCTGCCAGCCGCGTGAGGTGGCTTGTCCTTGTTTATGTCCTCACATGGTGGTGTCCGGACTGGGCCATCCGGATCATCGGTCGCATGCCCCGCCAGGACATTCGCATGGCATGGAGAGAGAAGGTTGCCATCAACTTCATCATCTGGCTGTCCTGcgccttcgtcgtcttcttcatgGTCGGATTTCCGCGTATCATCTGTCCGACGCAGCACGTGTTCAGCCCGTCCGAGTTGACCTCATACGATGGGAAGAACTCGGACGCGTATGTTGCCATCCGTGGAAACGTCTTCGACCTGGGCGCGTTTATCCCTCAGCACTACCCATCCATCGTGCCAGCTTCTGCGCTCGAGAAGTACGCCGGTACCGATGCCACCAACCTTTTCCCCGTTCAGGTCTCGGCAATGTGTCAAGGGACCGATCCCGACGGAACGATTGACGCAGCTGTCCAGCTCAACTATCAGAACCGCAACTATACTGGACAGAACTTGATCAGCACCACCGATAACAACGCACAGTACCACGACTTCCGTTGGGCAACTAACGACTCTCGTCCAGCATGGTTCACCGAACAGATGATTTTCCTGCGGGGACACTACTGGAAAGGAAGCGTTGGCTATTCACCTCAATACCTCAAGACCCTTGCGAAGAAGTCGAACCAAGTGGCGTACATCAACAACCGCGTCTACGACTTCACCGATTATATTGCTGGTGGACGAGCACCACAGTACCCGCCGGGCGAGGAACGACCTGACACGCTTCCGGACTCCAACTTCATGGACAGCCGCGTGGTAGATCTCTTCTCACAGCGTTCTGGCGAAGACGTTACCAAATACTGGGACGCGTTGAATATTGACACCGGCCTCCGTGACCGGATGCAGATCTGCCTTGATAACTTATTCTACGTTGGCCAACTGGACACTCGAGACAGTCCAAAGTGTCAGTTCGCGAAGTACATTCTGCTGGCCGTGTCTATCATGCTGGTCTCGGTGATTTGCTTCAAGTTTCTGGCAGCACTGCAGTTCGGCAAGAAGAACATTCCCGAAAACCTCGACAAGTTCATTATCTGCACTGTGCCAGCTTACACAGAAGATGAGGACTCTCTCCGCCGTGCTCTCGATTCTGCCGCTCGTACCAGGTATGATGATAAGCGCAAACTTCTGTTCGTCATCTGTGACGGAATGATTATCGGGCAAGGAAACGACAGACCGACGCCGCGCATCGTTCTTGACATTCTTGGAGTTCCAGAGACCGTTGATCCCGAGCCTTTGAGCTTCGAATCGCTGGGCGAGGGGCAGAAGCAACACAACATGGGCAAAGTGTATTCCGGATTGTACGAGGTGCAAGGTCATATTGTGcccttcatcgtcgtcgtgaAGGTCGGCAAGCCCAGTGAAGTTTCGAG ACCCGGCAACCGTGGCAAGCGTGATTCCCAGATGATCCTCATGCGCTTCCTCAATCGCGTCCACTACAACTTGGCCATGACTCCGCTCGAGCTCGAACTACACCACCAGATTCGGAACGTGATCGGCGTGAATCCGACCTTCTACGAGTTCTTGCTGCAAATCGATGCCGATACGGTCGTTGCGCCGGATTCCTGTACCCGCTTTGTGTCCGCCATGATCAACGACACCAAGATCATTGCCGTGTGCGGTGAAACTGCCCTCACCAACGCTAAGGCTTCCTTCATCACCATGATGCAAGTATACGAGTACTACATCTCGCACAACCTCACCAAGGCCTTCGAGTCGCTCTTCGGGTCCGTCACTTGTTTGCCAGGTTGCTTTACAATGTACCGCATCCGAGCTGCCGAGACCGGAAAGCCTCTTTTCGTGTCCCGCGAGATTGTTAACGACTACTCCGAGACTCGTGTCGATACGCTGCACATGAAGAATCTGCTCCACCTCGGAGAAGACAGATTCCTCACCACTCTTCTGATGAAATATCACTCCAAGTACAAGACGAAGTATATCATGCGCGCTCATGCCTGGACGATTGCACCGGATAGCTGGGCCGTGTTCATGTCGCAACGTCGCCGATGGATCAACAGTACCGTCCACAACCTGATCGAAGTCATTCCGCTCCAGCAACTCTGCGGTTTCTGCTGTTTCAGCATGAGATTCGTGGTGTTCCTCGATTTACTGTCCACGATTGTGCAGCCTGTCATTGTTGGATATATCGTCTACCTGATCGTTCAAGTGGCGACCAACCCAGCCTCGACCGCAACCACCGCCTTCATTCTCATCGCAGCCATCTACGGTCTTCAAGCTATCATCTTCATCGTACGCCGCAAATGGGAAATGGTAGGCTGGATGATCATCTACATCCTCGCTACACCCATCTTCTCCTTTTGCTTGCCCCTGATCGCGTTCTGGAACATGGACGACTTCTCCTGGGGCAACACCCGCATGGTGACCGGCGAAAAGGGCAAGCAGATTCTCGTTAGCGACGAAGGCAAATTCAACCCGGATGACATCCCTCGCAAGAAATGGGAGGAGTACCAAGCTGAGCTGTGGGACGCTCAAACCCGCGATGACGCTCAGTCTGAGATGTCGGGTATCAGCTACGGCACCAAGAGCTGGCACCCTGCCGCATCTGAGTATGGGTACGCCATGAGCCAACATAACATGAGCACCCTCAGCGTACCGCATATGCCGCACAACGGCTCTCGGATGTCGCTCCTGACGTCGGACAACGGCATGGGCATGCAGCAGCGGGACTACTCCGCCAGCGATATCGACATGTCGGACATGCCCAACGATGATGCCATTTTGGCGGAGATTCGCGAGATTCTCGCTACTGCGGATCTTATGACCGTGACAAAGAAGAGTATCAAGGCCGAGCTGGAACGACGCTTTGGCGTGCCAATGGATTCGAGGAGACAGTATATTGGTAGTGCGACTGAGGCGATTCTCAGTGGTCAGCTTTGA
- a CDS encoding rRNA 2'-O-methyltransferase fibrillarin, with protein sequence MAFTPRGGARGGGDRGGRGGFAPRGRGGSDRGGRGGGRGGFGDRGGRGGGRGAPRGRGGDRGRGRGGGRGGAAGAKGGQKVVVEPHRHAGVFVARGKEDLLVTKNLTPGEAVYGEKRISIETPNAVSGAATGANSDAPAAAKTEYRVWNPFRSKLAAGILGGMDDIHMKPGSKVLYLGAASGTSVSHVADIVGPTGTVFAVEFSHRSGRDLINMATHRTNVIPIIEDARHPLKYRMLVSMVDCIFADVAQPDQARIVGLNAHQFLKVGGGVVVSIKANCIDSTAAPEAVFAREVVKLREERIKPKEQLTLEPFERDHAMVVGVYQRSQ encoded by the exons ATGGCATTCACTCCAAGAGGTGGTGCGCGCGGGGGTGGTGAcagaggtggaagaggtggattCGCCCCCCGCGGCAGAGGAGGCTCCGATCGTGGTGGCAGAGGCGGAGGCAGAG GCGGCTTCGGCGACCGTGGAGGGCgtggtggaggacgaggcgCCCCGCGCGGACGTGGAGGCGACCGGGGACGTGGTAGAGGAGGTGGCCGAGGCGGCGCTGCTGGCGCAAAG GGTGGTCAAaaggtcgtcgtcgagcCTCACAGACACGCCGGTGTCTTCGTCGCACGTGGAAAGGAAGATTTGCTCGTCACCAAGAACCTGACACCGGGCGAGGCTGTCTACGGCGAGAAGCGCATCTCCATCGAAACACCCAATGCTGTCTCTGGTGCTGCCACCGGTGCCAACAGCGATgcgcccgccgccgcaaAGACCGAGTACCGCGTTTGGAACCCTTTCCGCTCCAAGCTGGCGGCCGGTATCCTGGGTGGTATGGACGACATTCACATGAAGCCTGGTAGCAAGGTTCTCTACCTTGGTGCTGCCTCTGGAACATCCGTCTCTCACGTCGCTGACATTGTCGGCCCAACTGGaaccgtcttcgccgtcgaaTTCTCCCACCGCTCCGGCCGTGATCTGATCAACATGGCTACCCACCGCACGAACGTCATTCCAATCATCGAGGATGCTCGTCACCCGCTCAAGTACCGCATGCTCGTCAGCATGGTCGACTGCATCTTCGCCGACGTTGCTCAACCCGATCAGGCTCGTATCGTCGGGCTCAACGCACATCAGTTCCTCAAggttggtggaggtgttgtCGTCTCCATCAAGGCCAACTGTATCGACAGCACAGCCGCACCTGAAGCAGTCTTTGCCCGCGAAGTCGTCAAGCTCAGAGAGGAGCGTATCAAGCCAAAGGAGCAGCTTACTCTGGAGCCTTTCGAGAGAGATCACGCCATGGTTGTCGGTGTTTACCAACGCTCGCAGTAA
- a CDS encoding 60S ribosomal protein L17: MVRYAATEIESAKSARARGSYLRVSFKNTRETAQAINGWKLQRALTYLQNVQEKSEAVPMRRYAGSTGRTAQGKQFGVSKARWPVKSAEFLSSLLKNAEANADTKGLDTSNLIVKHIQVNQAPKQRRRTYRAHGRINPYMSNPCHIELILTEGEEVVQKAPDTLARQAHLNSRQRAQRTRKAIAAA; encoded by the exons ATGGTCCGCTACGCTGCGACCGAGATCGAATCCGCTAAGAGCGCCCGCGCTCGTGGCTCTTACCTGAGAGTCAGCTTCAAGAATACTCGCGAGACCGCCCAGGCCATCAACGGCTGGAAGCTTCAGCGCGCCCTCACCTACCTCCAGAACGTCCAGGAGAAGAGCGAGGCTGTGCCAATGAGGAGATATGCCGGGAGCACTGGCCGTACTGCCCAAG GCAAGCAGTTCGGTGTGAGCAAGGCTCGCTGGCCCGTCAAGAGCGCCGAGTTTCTCTCGTCGCTCCTCAAGAACGCCGAGGCCAACGCCGACACCAAGGGTCTGGACACCAGCAACTTGATTGTGAAGCACATTCAGGTCAACCAGGCACCAAAGCAGCGCCGCCGCACATACCGCGCTCACGGAAGA ATCAACCCATACATGTCCAACCCATGCCACATCGAGTTGATCCTCaccgagggcgaggaggtcgtccAGAAGGCCCCAGACACTCTCGCCCGCCAGGCTCACCTGAACTCCCGACAACGCGCCCAGCGTACTCGCAAGGCTATCGCCGCCGCATAG